In the genome of Eschrichtius robustus isolate mEscRob2 chromosome 12, mEscRob2.pri, whole genome shotgun sequence, one region contains:
- the BRPF3 gene encoding bromodomain and PHD finger-containing protein 3, whose translation MRKPRRKSRQNAEGRRSPSPYSLKCSPTRETLTYAQAQRIVEVDIDGRLHRISIYDPLKIITEDELTAQDITECNSNKENSEQPQFPVKSKKPSSKGKKKESCSKHASGTSFHLPQPSFRMVDSGSQPEAPPLPAAYYRYIEKPPEDLDAEVEYDMDEEDLAWLDMVNEKRRVDGHSLVSADTFELLVDRLEKESYLESRSSGAQQSLIDEDAFCCVCLDDECHNSNVILFCDICNLAVHQECYGVPYIPEGQWLCRCCLQSPSRPVDCVLCPNKGGAFKQTSDGHWAHVVCAIWIPEVCFANTVFLEPIEGIDNIPPARWKLTCYICKQKGLGAAIQCHKVNCYTAFHVTCAQRAGLFMKIEPMRETSLNGTIFTVRKTAYCEAHSPPGAATARRKGDSPGSLSEAGDEEGLKEGCGEEEEKEEVEEEEEDEGQGGVGGPLKGVSKKNKMTLKQRIKKEPEEVGRDTPSTVPMVTVPQIPSYRLNKICSGLSFQRKNQFMQRLHNYWLLKRQARNGVPLIRRLHSHLQSQRNAEQREQDEKTNAVKEELKYWQKLRHDLERARLLIELIRKREKLKREQVKVQQAAMELELMPFNVLLRTTLDLLQEKDPAHIFAEPVNLSEVPDYLEFISKPMDFSTMRRKLESHLYRTLEEFEEDFNLIVTNCMKYNAKDTIFHRAAVRLRDLGGAILRHARRQAENIGYDPERGTHLPESPKLEDFYRFSWEDVDNILIPENRAHLSPEVQLKELLEKLDLVSAMRSSGARTRRVRLLRREINALRQKLAQPPPPQLASLNKTVSNGELPAGPRGDVAVLEQAPQEEPEDDGDRDDSKMPPPPTLEPTGPAPSLSEQESPPDPPTLKPINDSKPPSRFPKPRKVEEDELLEKSPLQLGSEPLQRLLSDNGINRVSLMTPDTSPAGAPLSGVGRRTSVLFKKAKNGVKLQRSPDRALENGEDHGAVGSPASPTSIEDEQHSRKRPRSRSCSESEGERSPQQEEETGVTNGFGKHTESGSDSECSLGLSGGLAFEACSGLTPPKRSRGKPALSRVPFLEGVNGDSDYNGSGRSLLMPFEDRGDLEPLELVWAKCRGYPSYPALIIDPKMPREGLLHNGVPIPVPPLDVLKLGEQKQAEAGEKLFLVLFFDNKRTWQWLPRDKVLPLGVEDTVDKLKMLEGRKTSIRKSVQVAYDRAMIHLSRVRGPHSFVTSSYL comes from the exons ATGAGGAAGCCTCGCCGGAAGTCACGGCAGAATGCCGAGGGCCGGCGCTCCCCATCCCCCTATAGTCTGAAGTGCTCACCCACCCGGGAGACCCTGACATATGCCCAGGCCCAGCGGATCGTCGAGGTGGACATTGATGGACGTCTGCATCGTATTAGCATCTATGACCCGCTCAAGATCATCACAGAGGATGAGTTGACCGCCCAGGATATCACTGAATGCAATAGTAACAAGGAAAACAGTGAGCAGCCTCAGTTCCCTGTCAAGTCCAAAAAACCCTCATCCAAGGGCAAAAAGAAGGAGTCCTGCTCCAAGCATGCATCCGGCACTTCCTTCCACCTCCCGCAACCCAGCTTCCGCATGGTGGACTCAGGCAGTCAGCCAGAAGCACCCCCTCTGCCTGCTGCCTACTACCGCTACATTGAGAAGCCGCCtgaagacctggatgcagaagtAGAGTACGACATGGATGAGGAAGACCTTGCCTGGCTGGACATGGTAAATGAGAAGCGGCGAGTAGATGGGCACAGTTTGGTGTCGGCAGATACCTTTGAGCTGCTGGTGGACCGGCTTGAGAAGGAGTCATACTTGGAGAGTCGAAGCAGTGGGGCCCAACAGTCACTCATTGACGAAGATGCTTTCTGCTGCGTATGCCTGGATGACGAATGCCACAACAGCAACGTCATTCTCTTCTGTGACATCTGCAACCTGGCTGTACACCAGGAGTGCTATGGCGTCCCTTACATCCCCGAGGGCCAGTGGCTATGCCGCTGCTGCCTACAGTCTCCCTCCCGGCCTGTGGATTGTGTCCTCTGCCCCAACAAGGGTGGCGCCTTCAAACAGACCAGCGATGGGCACTGGGCCCACGTGGTGTGTGCCATCTGGATCCCTGAAGTCTGCTTTGCTAACACCGTGTTCCTGGAGCCTATTGAGGGCATCGACAACATCCCACCTGCCCGCTGGAAACTAACCTGCTATATCTGCAAGCAGAAGGGGCTGGGTGCAGCCATCCAGTGCCATAAGGTGAACTGCTACACGGCCTTCCATGTGACGTGTGCACAGCGGGCTGGGCTCTTCATGAAGATTGAGCCTATGCGTGAGACCAGCCTCAATGGCACCATCTTCACGGTGCGCAAGACCGCCTACTGTGAGGCCCACTCGCCGCCAGGTGCTGCCACTGCTAGGAGGAAGGGCGACTCCCCAGGAAGTCTCAGTGAGGCTGGGGACGAAGAAGGGCTGAAGGAGGGCtgtggggaggaagaagagaaggaagaggtagaagaggaggaggaagatgaaggCCAAGGTGGGGTAGGCGGCCCCCTCAAGGGAGTGTCCAAGAAGAACAAGATGACTTTGAAGCAAAGGATCAAGAAGGAGCCAGAGGAAGTGGGCCGAGACACACCCTCCACTGTCCCCATGGTCACTGTCCCACAGATACCCTCTTACAG GTTGAACAAGATCTGTAGTGGTCTCTCCTTTCAGAGGAAAAACCAGTTCATGCAGCGGCTTCACAACTACTGGCTGTTGAAGCGGCAGGCACGGAACGGTGTCCCCCTCATCCGGCGCCTGCACTCCCACCTGCAGTCCCAAAGGAATGCTGAGCAG CGGGAGCAGGACGAGAAGACAAATGCAGTGAAGGAAGAGCTGAAATACTGGCAGAAGCTCCGGCATGACTTGGAGCGGGCACGGCTGCTAATTGAGCTGATTCGGAAAAGAGAAAAGCTCAAGCGGGAACAg GTCAAGGTCCAGCAGGCCGCCATGGAGCTGGAGCTTATGCCATTCAACGTTCTGCTGAGGACAACACTGGACTTGCTGCAGGAGAAGGATCCCGCACACATCTTTGCCGAGCCCGTCAACCTGAGTGAG GTTCCAGATTACCTGGAATTCATATCCAAGCCAATGGATTTTTCTACTATGAGGCGGAAGCTGGAGTCCCACCTGTACCGCACCTTGGAGGAGTTTGAGGAGGACTTTAACCTTATAGTTACCAACTGCATGAAGTATAATGCTAAAGACACAATTTTCCACCGAGCAGCTGTCCGCCTGCGGGACCTGGGAGGGGCCATCCTGCGGCACGCCCGGCGGCAGGCAGAGAACATCGGCTATGACCCCGAGAGGGGCACCCACCTGCCCGAGTCACCCAAATTGGAGGACTTTTACCGCTTCTCCTGGGAAGACG TGGACAACATCCTCATCCCAGAGAACCGGGCCCACTTGTCCCCAGAGGTGCAGCTGAAGGagctgctggaaaaactggacctGGTGAGTGCCATGCGGTCCAGTGGGGCCCGGACCCGCCGTGTCCGCCTGCTACGCCGGGAGATCAATGCCCTTCGGCAGAAGCTGGCACAGCCGCCACCACCGCAGCTGGCATCGCTAAACAAGACTGTGTCCAATGGGGAGCTGCCAGCAGGGCCCCGGGGGGATGTGGCTGTGCTGGAGCAGGCCCCGCAGGAGGAGCCAGAAGACGATGGGGACAGAG ATGACTCCAAAATGCCTCCCCCACCAACCCTGGAGCCTACTGGGCCTGCGCCTTCCTTGTCTGAGCAAGAATCCCCTCCGGATCCCCCAACTCTGAAACCCATCAATGATAGCAAACCTCCAAGCCGATTCCCAAAGCCAAGAAAAGTGGAAGAAGATGAGCTTTTGGAAAAATCACCTCTGCAGCTAGGGAGCGAGCCCTTGCAACGCCTGCTCAGTGACAATGGCATCAATAGAGTGTCCCTCATGACCCCCGATACATCCCCCGCTGGCGCCCCACTCAGTGGCGTGGGCCGTCGCACATCAGTCCTCTTCAAGAAGGCCAAGAATGGGGTTAAGCTACAGAGGAGCCCAGACAGGGCCCTGGAGAACGGCGAGGACCATGGCGCAGTGGGCTCTCCTGCGTCTCCCACCAGCATCGAGGATGAACAGCACTCCCGGAAGCGGCCGAGGAGCAGGAGCTGTAGTGAGAGCGAAGGGGAGAGGTCCCCCCAgcaggaggaagagacag GTGTGACCAACGGCTTTGGAAAACACACTGAAAGCGGGTCTGACTCAGAATGTAGTTTGGGTCTCAGTGGTGGACTGGCATTTGAAGCTTGCAG TGGTCTGACACCCCCCAAACGCAGCCGAGGGAAACCAGCCCTGTCTCGAGTGCCCTTCCTGGAAGGTGTGAATGGAGACTCTGACTACAACGGCTCAG gcagaaGCCTCCTGATGCCCTTTGAAGACCGTGGAGACCTGGAGCCCCTGGAGCTGGTGTGGGCCAAGTGCCGAGGTTATCCCTCCTACCCTGCCTTG ATCATCGATCCCAAGATGCCCCGGGAGGGCCTTCTGCACAATGGCGTCCCCATCCCCGTCCCCCCACTGGATGTGCTGAAGCTGGGAGAGCAGAAACAGGCCGAGGCTGGAGAGAAGCTCTTCCTTGTCCTCTTCTTTGACAACAAACGCACCTG GCAGTGGCTTCCGAGGGACAAAGTCCTGCCCCTGGGTGTGGAAGACACTGTGGACAAGCTCAAGATGCTGGAAGGCCGCAAGACCAGCATCCGCAAGTCAGTGCAGGTGGCCTACGACCGTGCGATGATCCACCTGAGCCGAGTGCGGGGACCCCACTCCTTTGTCACCTCCAGCTACCTGtaa